Genomic window (Candidatus Aminicenantes bacterium):
TGATTGTCTGGATGGGCCTCTTTCCCCGCACCTTCCTGGCCAAGACCGAAGCGTCAGTGGCGGGATACATCCAACTGCTCAAGGGACATGATCGGGTCTTTGTCCGGCAGCCCGCCCCGGCCCGGCCGGCGGGACCCGGCCAAGCCCGGGAGCGGTCGCTGTGACGACGATGTCCGCCCTCCTGCCGCTAGCCGTCGTCTCGGCGGGGGCCATCTTTGTCCTTCTCCTCGATGCCTTCTGGAAGCGCGAATCGAAGGCCCATCTGGCCGTCGTCTCGCTCGTCATTCTGGGCGCATCGGCCTTTTTCACGATCGGGCTCTGGGGCCGCGACGCGTCCTTTTTTTTCGGAAGCAGCCTGCGCCTGGACGACGCGGCCATCCTGACCACCCTCCTCCTCTTGGCCGCAGCTGCGTTCACCGTCCTTCTCGGATGGGGTTGGATCCAGCGTCTCGACGCCGCCTTCGGCGAATTCTACGGGCTCCTCCTTCTGGCCGCAGCCGGGCTGATGATCATGGCCCAGACCCGCGACCTCCTGGTCGTCTTTTTGGGACTGGAGGTGTTTTCAGTCTCCGCCTATGGGCTGACCGGATTGAAGCGGAACGACGACAAGGCCTCCGAGGCGGCCGTCAAGTATTTCCTGACCGGCAGCTTCGCCGGCGCCTTCCTGGTCTTTGGACTGGCGGTCCTTTTCGGTCTGACCGGAAGCTTCGGCATCGCCGAGACAGCGGCCTCTCTCGGGAGCGGCCCCACGGCTCTGCTGGGGTTCGGCTTCCTCCTTTCCGGGCTCGCCTTCAAGCTGGCTCTGGCGCCCTTCCACATGTGGGCGCCCGACGTCTATGAAGGCGCCCCGACCCCAATTGCCGGATTCTTTGCGGTCGCCCCCAAGGCGGCCGGTTTTCTGGTTTTGCTTCGGCTCGTGGCGGCGGTCCCCAAGGCCGTCTGGGTCAGTCTGCCCGTCTTCCCCTTCCTTTACGCTGTGGCCGCCTTAACCCTTGTCGTCGGCAACCTGGGCGCCCTGCGGCAGAAGAACCTCAAGCGTCTGCTGGCCTATTCGAGCATCGCGCACGCCGGGACGATGGCCATCGCCGTCTTGGCCGGCGATGGGGCCAGCCTCTTCTTCTACCTGGCCAATTATCTGTTCATGGGCCTGGGCGCCTTCGCCGCCCT
Coding sequences:
- a CDS encoding NADH-quinone oxidoreductase subunit N; this encodes MSALLPLAVVSAGAIFVLLLDAFWKRESKAHLAVVSLVILGASAFFTIGLWGRDASFFFGSSLRLDDAAILTTLLLLAAAAFTVLLGWGWIQRLDAAFGEFYGLLLLAAAGLMIMAQTRDLLVVFLGLEVFSVSAYGLTGLKRNDDKASEAAVKYFLTGSFAGAFLVFGLAVLFGLTGSFGIAETAASLGSGPTALLGFGFLLSGLAFKLALAPFHMWAPDVYEGAPTPIAGFFAVAPKAAGFLVLLRLVAAVPKAVWVSLPVFPFLYAVAALTLVVGNLGALRQKNLKRLLAYSSIAHAGTMAIAVLAGDGASLFFYLANYLFMGLGAFAALTAMSSHGREYNELDDFAGAGFKYPWIGAIFAVILISMAGFPPTGGFLAKFLVFSAGVKAGLTPLVILGVVTSLLAVAYYLRVVVVMYMRDPAPGVEIEIENPSALLVLFLGLVGVIQLGLFPANILHFIRQAAASLF